From a single Meles meles chromosome 21, mMelMel3.1 paternal haplotype, whole genome shotgun sequence genomic region:
- the SLC29A4 gene encoding equilibrative nucleoside transporter 4 — MGSVGSQRLKEPSVAGTPERSVVMSFSFDSCRPEEEGMAGTTQGQGVPGFMDSAVDEPVPDDGYHAIYFAMLLAGVGFLLPYNSFITDVDYLHHKYPGTSIVFDMSLTYILVALAAVLLNNALVERLSLHTRITAGYLLALGPLLFISICDVWLQLFSHDQAYAINLAAVGTVALGCTVQQSSFYGYTGMLPKRYTQGVMTGESTAGVMASLSRILTKLLLPDERASTLIFFLVSAGLELLCFLLHLLVRRSRFVLYHTARPRDSRTGRRAGYRVHHDVAAGDVHFEHQGPGLVNAGSPKDSPAHEVTGGGAYTRFDMPQPRVTRSWPSFQALLLHRYAVARAIWADMLSIAVTYFITLCLFPGLESEVRHCVLGEWLPILIMAVFNLSDFVGKILAALPVDWRGPHLLACSCLRVAFIPLFILCVYPSGAPTLRHPAWPCVFSLLMGVSSGYFGSVPMILAAGKVSPKQRELAGNTMTVSYMTGLTLGSAVAYCTYSLTRDTGSSCLHAPANFSFPPGL, encoded by the exons ATGGGCTCCGTGGGCAGCCAGCGCctcaaggagcccagtgtggcgGGCACGCCGGAAAGGAGTGTGGTGATGAGCTTCAGCTTCGACAGCTGCCGGCCGGAGGAGGAGGGGATGGCGGGGACGACTCAGGGCCAGGGCGTCCCGGGTTTCATGGACTCTG CGGTCGATGAGCCGGTGCCCGACGATGGCTACCACGCCATCTACTTCGCAATGCTGCTGGCCGGCGTGGGCTTCCTGCTCCCCTACAACAGCTTCATCACCGACGTGGACTACCTGCACCACAAGTACCCAG ggaCCTCGATCGTGTTCGACATGAGCCTCACCTACATCCTGGTGGCTCTGGCGGCTGTGCTCCTGAACAACGCGCTGGTGGAGAGACTGAGCCTGCACACGAGGATCACCGCGG GCTACCTCTTGGCCTTGGGCCCCCTCCTCTTTATCAGCATCTGTGACGTCTGGCTACAGCTCTTCTCTCATGACCAGGCCTACGCCATCAACCTGGCCGCTGTGGGCACCGTGGCCTTAGGCTGCACAG TGCAGCAATCCAGCTTCTACGGGTACACGGGGATGCTGCCCAAGAGATACACCCAGGGCGTGATGACCGGGGAGA GTACGGCAGGCGTGATGGCGTCCCTGAGCCGCATCCTCACCAAGCTGCTGCTGCCGGACGAGCGGGCCAGCACGCTCATTTTCTTCCTGGTGTCCGCTGGCCTGGAGCTGCTCTGCTTCCTGCTGCACCTGCTCGTGCGGCGCAGCCGGTTCGTGCTCTACCACACGGCGCGGCCCCGCGACAGCCGCACGGGCCGCAGAGCCGGCTACCGCGTGCACCACGACGTCGCGGCGGGGGATGTCCACTTC GAGCACCAAGGCCCAGGCCTGGTCAATGCTGGGTCCCCGAAGGACAGCCCGGCCCACGAGGTGACCGGCGGGGGTGCCTACACGCGCTTCGACATGCCTCAGCCCAGAGTGACACGGAGCTGGCCCTCCTTccaag CCCTGCTGCTGCACCGCTACGCTGTGGCCCGCGCCATCTGGGCCGACATGCTCTCTATCGCTGTGACCTACTTCATCACACTGTGCCTGTTCCCGGGGCTCGAGTCTGAGGTTCGCCACTGCGTCCTGGGCGAGTGGCTGCCCATCCTCATCATGGCCGTGTTTAACCTCTCTGACTTCGTGGGCAAG ATCCTGGCGGCTCTGCCCGTGGACTGGCGGGGCCCCCACCTGCTGGCCTGCTCCTGCCTGCGCGTGGCCTTCATTCCCCTCTTCATCCTGTGCGTCTACCCCAGCGGCGCGCCCACCCTGCGCCACCCGGCCTGGCCCTGCGTCTTCTCTCTGCTCATGGGTGTTAGCAGCGGCTACTTTGGCAGCGTGCCCATGATCCTGGCGGCGGGCAAAGTGAGCCCCAAGCAGCGTGAGCTGGCAG GGAACACCATGACCGTGTCCTACATGACGGGGCTGACGCTGGGCTCGGCGGTGGCCTACTGCACCTACAGCCTCACCCGGGACACCGGCAGCAGCTGTCTCCACGCGCCCGCCAATTTCTCCTTCCCCCCCGGCCTCTGA